A stretch of the Ischnura elegans chromosome 5, ioIscEleg1.1, whole genome shotgun sequence genome encodes the following:
- the LOC124159354 gene encoding sodium-dependent serotonin transporter, with the protein MLVFGGLPLFYMELALGQFHRCGCLTIWRRICPALKGIGYAICIIDTYMGMYYNTIIGWAVYYLFASFTSELPWTTCNNTWNTANCTPGVFDSVSENVTSATSSPAKEFFDRSVLESYRADGLDRMGPIKGSLALCVFAVFVLVYFSLWKGVRSTGKAVWFTALAPYVILFILLARGVTLPGAEDGIRYYLTPQWEKLKRSKVWIDAASQIFFSLGPGFGTLLALSSYNKFNNNCYRDAILTSSINCLTSFLAGFVIFSVLGYMAYVQKKHIKDVGVAGPGLVFIVYPEAIATMTGSVFWSILFFLMLITLGLDSTFGGLEAMITGLCDEYPRLLGRHREIFVGCLLLLVYICGLPTTTYGGIHLVNLLNFYGPGIAILFVVFVEAAGVFWVYGVDRFSKDIQAMLGYRPGIFWRVCWLAISPTFILAIFICSLISDEGLEEDDYKYPSWSISLGWVLTASSIIWIPVYFIYKLAITPGTFRERLSKATKPEEMPEEVAFRTISTYGTHV; encoded by the exons GAATCGGCTACGCCATCTGCATCATCGACACCTACATGGGGATGTACTACAACACGATCATCGGCTGGGCCGTGTACTACCTGTTCGCCTCTTTCACGTCCGAGTTGCCGTGGACCACGTGTAACAACACTTGGAACACGGCCAACTGCACGCCC GGCGTATTTGACTCCGTCTCCGAGAACGTCACCAGTGCTACCAGCAGCCCCGCCAAGGAGTTCTTCGA TCGGAGTGTGCTGGAGTCCTACCGGGCGGACGGACTGGACCGCATGGGCCCCATCAAGGGGTCGCTGGCCCTCTGCGTTTTCGCAGTCTTTGTTCTCGTTTACTTCTCCCTCTGGAAGGGTGTCCGAAGTACGGGAAAG GCCGTATGGTTCACGGCGCTGGCGCCCTACGTAATATTGTTCATCTTGTTGGCCCGCGGGGTGACTCTGCCCGGCGCCGAGGATGGCATCCGATACTACCTCACGCCGCAGTGGGAAAAGCTCAAGCGCTCCAAG GTTTGGATAGATGCGGCTTCACAAATATTCTTCTCATTGGGTCCTGGGTTTGGAACATTGTTAGCTCTTTCTAGCTACAATAAATTCAACAACAACTGCTACag AGACGCCATTTTGACGAGTAGTATAAACTGCCTCACCAGCTTCCTTGCCGGATTCGTCATCTTTTCCGTGCTTGGCTACATGGCCTACGTCCAGAAAAAGCATATAAAAGATGTGGGAGTTGCAG GTCCTGGTCTTGTGTTCATTGTCTACCCAGAAGCCATAGCGACCATGACTGGTTCCGTATTCTGGTCTATCTTATTTTTCCTCATGCTCATCACCTTAG GGCTGGACAGCACGTTTGGAGGCCTGGAGGCAATGATAACCGGTCTGTGCGACGAGTACCCGCGGCTCCTTGGGCGTCACCGTGAGATATTCGTCGGCTGCCTCTTGCTGCTCGTCTACATCTGCGGCCTACCAACCACCACCTAC GGCGGTATTCACCTGGTCAACCTGCTCAACTTTTACGGCCCGGGGATCGCCATCCTGTTCGTGGTCTTCGTGGAAGCGGCTGGAGTGTTCTGGGTGTACGGAGTGGACCGATTCTCGAAGGACATTCAGGCGATGTTGGGATACAGACCTGGCATCTTCTGGAGGGTCTGCTGGCTGGCCATCAGTCCCACATTCATCCTC GCCATATTCATCTGCTCGCTGATCAGCGACGAAGGCTTGGAAGAGGACGATTACAAGTATCCATCATGGAGTATATCGCTGGGGTGGGTTCTAACTGCCTCGTCGATCATATGGATCCCAGTCTACTTCATCTACAAGCTCGCCATCACACCCGGGACTTTCCGTGAG CGCCTTTCCAAGGCTACCAAGCCGGAGGAGATGCCGGAGGAAGTGGCCTTCCGGACCATCTCCACGTACGGCACGCACGTCTGA
- the LOC124159353 gene encoding uncharacterized protein LOC124159353, with protein MRDSVFILEATIEALGYNTDEFPISKSSIQRIRTEKRKERAEAIKVRFQNEVPDVVTVHWDGKLLPALDTRKSKEERLPIVISYANKEQLINVPRLESSSGSGQAQAVWNAIVDWNLEDKVQILCCDTTASNTGHINGACVLLEQKLNRDMLIFACRHHVYELVLKSVFEVKISQVTANPDIPLFKKFRDNWNGVDPDKAQCYKKKLALHLTVSEIDNLLEFYRTELTKEIVRDDYRELIELSVIFLGGDTQRKFKIRPPGAMHQARWMARAIYSLKISLLSDQFKITIKDKTALLDVCLFIVTSYVKPWLQCILAVKAPYQDLCFLKSMKAYEKIDKSISKAALQKIIQHLWYLTDEISVLSLFDDDVDQETKGKMVENLTKENLSTHGKRYIPSKEELCGPLYEKNIYDFISVRSKSLFDRLKIDDSFLHECPATWSSNASFQEARKKVSTLRAVNDAAERAVKLIQDYHGVITVEEEQKQFLLRCVQEHRKIYPDCKKQTLKRKFIE; from the exons ATGCGAGACTCAGTGTTTATTCTTGAAGCTACCATTGAGGCACTTGGATATAATACTGATGAATTTCCTATAAGTAAGTCCTCGATTCAAAGAATTCGTACGGAAAAACGGAAAGAGCGTGCGGAAGCCATAAAAGTTCGTTTTCAAAACGAGGTACCAGATGTTGTGACTGTTCACTGGGATGGCAAACTGTTGCCTGCTTTAGATACTcgaaaatcaaaagaagaacGTCTTCCAATAGTTATTTCATATGCAAATAAAGAACAACTTATTAATGTGCCAAGGTTGGAAAGCTCTTCAGGAAGCGGACAGGCGCAGGCTGTTTGGAACGCGATTGTAGACTGGAATCTCGAAGATAAAGTGCAAATTCTTTGTTGTGATACTACGGCTTCAAATACGGGTCATATCAATGGCGCCTGTGTGCTTCTTGAACAAAAACTTAATAGAGATATGCTCATTTTTGCTTGCCGCCATCACGTGTATGAATTGGTGTTAAAAAGCGTGTTCGAAGTAAAAATCAGTCAAGTGACTGCAAATCCCGACATTCCACTCTTCAAAAAGTTCCGAGATAACTGGAATGGTGTCGATCCAGATAAAGCACAGTGCTATAAAAAAAAGCTCGCATTGCACCTGACTGTTTCCGAAATTGACAATCTCCTTGAGTTTTACCGAACTGAACTGACCAAAGAAATAGTCAGAGATGACTATCGAGAGTTGATAGAGCtttctgtgatatttttaggCGGAGATacacagagaaaatttaaaattcgaccTCCAGGTGCTATGCACCAAGCTCGATGGATGGCGAGAGCAATTTATTCCctaaaaatatcattactaaGTGATCAATTCAAAATTACGATCAAGGATAAGACAGCGCTGTTAGACGTTTGCCTGTTCATAGTGACATCCTATGTCAAGCCATGGCTCCAATGTATTTTGGCAGTAAAAGCACCTTACCAAGATTTGTGCTTTTTGAAGTCAATGAAGGCTtacgaaaaaattgataaaagcatCTCAAAAGCAGCTTTACAGAAGATAATCCAGCATTTATGGTACTTGACTGATGAAATTTCTGTCTTgtcactgtttgacgatgatgtgGATCAAGAAACTAAAggcaaaatggttgaaaatttaacCAAAGAGAATTTATCAACTCATGGCAAACGTTACATCCCATCTAAGGAAGAACTTTGCGGTCCATTGTATG agaaaaacatCTACGACTTCATTTCAGTCAGAAGCAAGTCATTGTTCGATCGCCTCAAAATTGATGACAGTTTTCTACACGAATGTCCTGCTACGTGGTCAAGTAATGCTTCGTTTCAAGAAGCCAGAAAGAAGGTTTCAACGCTGAGGGCAGTCAACGATGCAGCTGAAAGAGCGGTCAAGTTGATCCAAGACTACCACGGTGTAATCACGGTGGAGGAGGAACAAAAGCAATTTTTGTTACGTTGCGTACAAGAACACCGGAAGATTTATCCTGACTGCAAAAAGCaaactttaaaaagaaaatttatagagtaa